In the genome of Candidatus Kinetoplastibacterium desouzaii TCC079E, the window TTGTTTATTTTTTCTTGGGGTTTTGTCGATAAAACACGATTTGCATAAATTTACAATAGATTTTGACGCTAATATATGGTCTATTCTAAGGCCTTTATTTTTTATAAAACTTAAATTTCTATAGTCCCACCAGCTAAATAAGCTAGAAGGTTGTTTAAATTCTCTAAATAGGTCATATAATCCTATATTAATTAATTCTTTAAAAAAAGACCTCTCTTCGTCAGATACAAGTATAGTATTTTTCCAAATATTTGGATCATGTACATCTGCATCTGTTGGTGCGATATTATAGTCACCTAAAAGAATTAAATTAGGATATTTTAATAATTCTTCAACAAGAAATTCATTCAGTTTATTAAACCATTGTCTTTTATATATAAACTTGTTACTTTCTAATGATTGACCATTTGGGCAATATATGCATATGATTCTAATAGATATATTATTCTTTATTGTTATTGATATTACTCTCTTTTGTTCATTGTCGTAATCTTTTAGGCCATAAGAAACTTCCAATGCTTCATATTTACTTATTATAGCAACTCCATTATATGATTTTTGTCCATAGAAATAGGATTTATATCCTACTTCTTCAAATGCATCATAGGGGAATTTATCGTCTGGAGTTTTTGTTTCCTGTAAACATAATATATCAATATTATTGATTAACAACCAATTAATGATTTGAGGTAATCTAAGTCTTAATGAGTTTACGTTCCAGGTGGCTATATTCATATTTTTAGGAATTTTATAATAAAAACAAACCTATAGAAAATTACTATTAATAGTATTTCTACAGGTTTGTTTTTACTGATCTAGTATTTGTAACTACATGTTTTTGATTGCGTTAGACAATCTACTTTTATGACGTGCAGCTTTATTTTTATGAATAATTCCTTTGTCAGCGATTCTATCTATAGTGCTAATAGTTTTTTGAAAAGTTTCTTTTGCTAAAACTTTATCTGTACTTTTAACAGCATGGATTACTTTTTTTATAGCAGTACGCAACATAGAGCGTAAGCTAGAATTATGTTTATTACGTTCCACAGATTGTCTAGAACGTTTGCGAGCTTGTGCTGTGTTTGCCATCTTAACCTAACTAAATAAAAATTATTTGATTGTAAATTTTCTAAAAATTACTTTTATATCAAGATTCGTTATAAGATAATTATATTAATAATTATACCCATAATAATAGTACCAATACTAAGCTATAAAGTCTATTCTAAACTATTTGTATTTGTGAGTATAGTTTTTCTATTTTATATAAGTAACTTTTATAAAATCTTTTAATCTCATACCGAATAAAAATAATAAAAAGGTATATAATAACATACCTAATGATATTATAGCTATAAATAGAATGAATCTGAATATAAAATTTGTTTGTAATCCTATCCAATCTATTCTACTATCACAATAATTAAATAATAAAGATATTACAAGTGATGCAGGTATTAATCTTAATAGAAAAACTCCCCATTTGTTTTCATAATAATTAAATACTTTAGTATTAATAAGTATTATCAGCATAATAATAGAATTAACTAAAGCTCCTATACTAAGACTTAGAGCTAGACCTACATGTTTATATATTGGCACGGTTATTAAATTTAGAATTTGTGATATTAAGAGTACAAATAAAGATATTTTTGCTGGTGTTAGTGTATTTTGTGTAGAGTAAAAGGCAGAAGACAACAACTTAGAAGACATCATGCCTACTAAACCTATTGAATAAGCCATGACAGCATATTTTGTTTTGTGGACATCTATTTCATTAAATTGACCATAATGAAATAGTGTTGTTACTAAACCAGTTGGTAATGTTGCCATGCAAATAGCCGAAGGAACAGCAAATATGATTACTATTTTTAATCCATTATTTAGTAATTTATTATATTGTATGTAATTTTTATTAGAAAATGATTTTGAGAGCTCAGGTAACATTACAGTACTTAATGCCATTCCTAATAAAGATATCGGAAGTTCTGTAATTCTATCTGAAAATGCTAACCATGTTAAACTTCCATTTTCTAACCATGTTGCAATATTAGTATTAATTAAAATTGATATTTGTGAAGCAGACATTCCTATTATCGCAGGTATCATTTTTGTTATTGTTTTTTTTACATTTATATCATTCCAGGCAACAATAAAATTTGTAGATAATTTAGGTGCTAGTCCAATCTTTATAATAGCTACCCATTGTATAGATAATTGTATAATTCCACCAGTTATTACTCCTATTGATAAAGCAAAAATAGGTTTTTCTAGATATTGAGAAAATAGTACACATGAAATAATCATTGAAATATTTAGAATTGCGGGAGTAAATGCTGGTATAGAAAATATTTTCCATGTATTTAATATATTAGAGGCAAGTGATGTAAAAGAGATTAATATTACATAAGGAAACATTATTCTTGTCATGGTTACGGTATATGCAAACTGTTTTGAATTCTTTGTTTGGTCGCATATTCCACTAGCTATTGTTTTTATTATTAATGGAGATGTAATAATACCTATAGTTGTTATTATTATTACACTTACTAGCAATATTATAGTGATCTTATTTATTAAGTCTTTTGTAGCTGTGTATTTAATAGAGTCTTTATTACGTACACTATTTATTATAGGGATGAATGCTTGAGAAAATGCTCCTTCAGCAAATATTTTTCTTAATGCATTGGGCACTCTAAAAGCAATCCAAAAAGAATCGCTGATGTAGTTAGCGCCTATCGTTCTGGCTATAAAAATATCACGTGCTAAACCAGTAATTTTAGACAGTAAAGTAAAAAAACTTACGGTTAGTATAGAATATAATATCCCTTTTTTCCTCATAATTTTTTACAATTTTATATTAATTGCTTTTATGACCAATGGTGTGAAAAAGATCACATACCATTGGTTGCTTCTTGATTCTAGTTTTTCATAGATTCTAAAATCTTTTCTTTAATTTCTTCTACAGATCCCAATCCTAATACTTTTCTATATTTTGGGGCAATTGACGGCTCTTGTTTTGACCAATAATAGTAATAGTCAACTAAAGGTTTAGTTTGTTCTTTGTATATTTTCAAACGTTTACGCACTGTTTCTTCATGATCATCCTCTCGTTGAATTAAGGTTTCTCCTGTTACATCATCTATATTCTCAATCTTAGGAGGGTTGAATTTAATATGATAACTACGTCCACTAGCAATATGTATTCGTCTACCACTCATTCTTTCTATAATGTTTTTTTCTGGAACATCTATTTCTATAATAAAATCAAGATGTATATTAGCATTTTTTAGAGCATCTGCTTGAGGTATTGTTCTAGGAAAACCATCAAGTAAATATCCATTCTGGCAATCTTTATAACCTAATCTAGCATTTACCAATTTAAGTATTATATCATCAGGTACCAATTTGCCATGATCCATTATTTCTTTTACTGCTGAGCCTAAAGATGTTCCTTCTCTTATGGCGGTTCTTAGCATATCACCAGTTGAAATTTGAGGTATATTGAAATATTTAGTCAATAATGATGCTTGGGTGCCTTTGCCGGCTCCTGGAGGTCCGAGCAATATTAGACGCATGAGTACTCCTAAGGAAAATATTAATATTGAAAGTTTTTATTAAAAAAGATACGTACAAGATACGAGATATTTATCATATTAATTCCAAATAACTTTTTTATTTTTTGAATGCCGTTTAATATACTTGATCCTATAGAAAGTATTTTGTTGCTAAAGATAATTTTTATATTATAAGCTTTCTTTAAAGATTTCTTGGAATCCAAATTATTAAATTTTAATTTTGGAAATTTTTGTAAACTCGATGAATGATCTACAACTATATTTTTGTAAAAATAATTAATTAATTTATTTTTCAAGTCGTATTGTTTTTTTATTTTTAAACAATATGGTATTTTGTTATTTAATAAATTAAGAATATTTATAATATTATTTATTAGTTCTTCTTTGTTTGTAAACGTAGATGTTTCATAGTTATTAGAGTATTTGTTAAGTGATAATATCAATGTTTGATAATCATTATTATAAGCTGTAAATATTTCTCTACTGTTATTTTTTACAAGATGTGATATTTTACATATCAAGAGAGGTGTCCTTTTTACTGCTTTCATTATCATTTGTGATTTAATAATATTTGTTAACGGTTCTTCAGATGAATTAATTGAGAATAATTTAGATAGAATTATAATAACAAAACTCACTTTTTTTTTCAATAAATTTATATTATTTATATATTACTTTTAAAAAATTTAGCTTTTTATGAATGGTTTTCATATAAGTTTTATTTGTAATATGCATTTTATTAAATTGAGTTTGTACGTTAGTTATTTCTTACAGTTCTAATAATTTAATTTATTATTGATACCATAAAGCACTGGAAGTGCATCTAATTATTCTAATTTTTTTATAAAATTATTATTTATCTAATATTTTCTATAAATAAATGCTGGAATAATAATTTTTCCATAAATATAATAGCTATATTATATATAATTAAATGCATTATTAACATCTCTTTTGAATTTAACTTATATGTTATTATGAAATTTGCTTATGAAGTCAGATAAATAATAATAAAACACATCATTTGATATTTGAGCTTCAACTTTTATTTCCCATAATCTTGAATCTTCAATCCCAGCATATTTTATAGCATCTTTTGATGTCATTAATATGATATCCGCAAATATTTGTGAAAAATTAGACTTTTCTATTTTGCTATGGTCATTCAGTTTTATATACGAACTAGGGTAGATATTATGTTGATTTAATGTTTCCATAAATCGTTCGTGGTTTCCTATTCCAGCTATAGCTACAATTTTTTTAAATTTATTGTTGTTTGCAAAATATTTTAAAGGTTTAACTATTTGGGGGTTTGTAAGATTATAGGCATTAGATGGTTTCAAAAACATATTTAGTTCAAAAGGTTTTTTGTTGTTTATGTTTATTGATTTATTATAAATATAATGTGGTACATTATTAATAATAGCATGAACAGTATTTAATCTATTTAACGTTTCTCTTAATGGCCCAGATGGAATAACTCTGCCGTTACCATATTTCCTATCATCTTGTACTATTATTTCAAAATCTCTTTCTAGAGCTATATGTTGCAAACCATCATCACATATTAGTACGTTTAGTGTATTGTCATAAAGCATCAAAGCTTTAGCTGCTTTTATTCTATTAGGATGAACAGAAATAGGAACACCAGTTTCTCTATTTATTAAAGCTGGTTCATCTCCAAAGATTTTTGCCGAAACTTTATTGTGTTCTACAATGGCATCTTTTCCTATTTTCACTCCATATCCTCTACTAATTACTCCAGGTTTCCATCCTAATGATTTTAGTTTATTGACAATTGATATTACTAGAGGAGTTTTACCTGTTCCTCCTATATATATATTTCCGACGATTATAGTTGGAATATTTGGTCTATATTTTTTTATAATTCCGTAATCATAGATCTTCTTTTTTATGAAATTTGTGGTGATTACTATATATGAAAATGGATACAGGATATTACTTAAAAGACCTTTCTTATTCCATTGATTTTGTATGAAATATTTCATTGTAGCAACATTAATATTATTTAAACATATTATATTACTAATTCTATATTAGTGTGTTTTATATTGGTGTATTGTTTATAGAAGTAATTTTGTATATGTATAAAATTTATATCCACAGAAATTGTGGATAATTCTGTGTGTAACTTTTGAGATTGATGATGATGATTGGTCTAATAGTAGATTGTATAATCTTTATACATATTCACGTGGATTTATGTTAAAGATTATATTTATCAGTATGTTGCTACGATTAATGTTGTTTTAATCTCTTTTAATGAAGAAATTCTTCTTAAAATAATTGATTTATATATGTTTTGTTGTCTTGTGGATATTTGCGTGTTTAGATATGAAAAATTCTTTTTTTGAATTCGATTCTTCTGTTAAAGAAATTTGGACTGTTGCTGATTTAAATAGATTTATTGGAAGTTTATTAGATAGAGAAGTTTCTTATGTGCTTGTAAAAGGTGAAATATCTAATTTTATTATAGCTACATCAGGTCATTGGTATTTCACATTAAAAGATAGTCATGCTTCTGTAAAGGTTGTAATGTTTAAAGGACAAACTTCTTCTATAGGTTTTATTCCTAAAGATGGAGATAAAGTTGAGCTTTACGCAAAAGCATCATTGTATATACCTAGAGGAGATTATCAATTACAAGCTAGTAGAATGAGAATTTCAGGTGTTGGAAATTTGCATGAAATATATTTATTGATAAAAAAACGTTTATTTGAAGAGGGATTATTCGATTCATGTCGTAAACGTTCAGTTAACAAAAATCCTAGTGCTATTGGAGTAATAACATCATTAAAAGCAGCGGCTTTAAATGATGTTATTTCTTCTTTTAAGAGAAGAGCTCCATATGTTAATTTAATTATATATCCATCACCTGTGCAGGGTGAAGATGCTCCTATTAAACTTATAGAACAATTAAATATAGCTAATAGAAGAAAAGAAGTTGATACTATATTAATAGTTAGAGGTGGTGGCAGTTTAGAAGATCTTTGGGCATTTAATGATGAGTATTTAGCTAGAGCAATTGGTAATAGTAAGATACCTATAATAAGCGGTGTAGGCCATGATATAGATTTTACAATAGTAGATTTTGTTGCTGACTTACGAGCTCCAACGCCAACTGCTGCTGCTGAACTAGCAAGCAATTCTCAGTTAGATATGTTGAATATTTTGCAATTATATTGTAATCGCATGCATAAAGTTCAAATGAAGACTATTCAAACGTATCAACAAAGACTAGATAAATTATCATTTCGTATTTCATCTCCATTAAATACATTATATAGCAAGAAAGATAAGGTTTTGTATCTTTTTAAATTATTATTATCCTTTGTTAAGGAATCACAGTCTAGTTCTTTGCAAAGAGTAAATTTATTAAAAAAATCTTTAATATATAAACTACCTAATATTAGTTATTATGATGATCTTGTGAGATCTTTATATTCTAGATTACAAAGATCTAGTAAATTATTAGTTGTTTCTAAAGATAGTTATCTATCTTCTTTGGTTTCTAGGTTAAATTTGCTAAATCACGATAATATATTATTAAGAGGTTATGCTTTAGTTGTAGATAAAGATGGTAAAATAGTAAAAAGTTCTGAGGCTTTAACTAATAGACAGGAGCTTGAGATTCAATTCTATGAAGATAAATTAGATGTTTTAGTAAATTTCAAAGACAAAAACACAAGTCAATGATATTTTTATTTTTAAATTTATATAGTTAGGAGTTTTATAATATATGAGTTATACATTGCCAAAGTTGCAATATAGCATGGATTCCCTGAGCCCTTATATTTCAAAAGAAACATTGGAGTTTCATTATGGGAAACATCATCAAACTTATGTCAATAATCTTAATAATTTAATATCACAGAGTGAATTGAGTAATTTGCCTCTAGAAGAAATTGTTAAGAAATCTTCTGGTGGTGTTTTTAACAATGCAGCTCAAATATGGAATCACAATTTTTATTGGTTGAGTCTTTCTCCAAATAGTTCAGGAAAACCAATTGGTAAGATTGCTAGAGCTATTGATGATCAATGGGGAAGTTTTGATTCTTTTAAAGACGAATTTAATAAATTTGCTCTTGGTAATTTTGGATCAGGGTGGACTTGGTTAGTAAAAAAACCAGATGGTTCTTTAGGTATAGTAAATACAAGCAATGCTGGAACTATATTGACAACTGAGGATAAGGCTCTCCTTACTTGTGATGTGTGGGAGCACGCTTATTATATTGATTATAGAAATGTTAGGGCAAAATATTTGGAAAATTATTGGCCTATAGTAAATTGGGAGTTTGTTGATAGTAATTTTTAATTTAATTCTGAATTGTATTATTTATTAACAAGTAATAATCTTTAACAAAGAGGTTAGTTGACTATAGTTTAGTAAAGTCTATCTAGCCTCTTTGTTATTAAGGAAATATCTTAATCATCCTAGTTTTTCAGATTCTAAGAATATGATTAATATTAGATGATATGTAAAAATAATTAATAAAAAGTTTTAAGGTTTTGTTATATTAAGTGCTTGTTTTCCTTTTGGTCCTTGAATAACCTCAAATGAGACTTTTTGTCCTTCTTTAAGAGTTCTAAAACCATCCATTTGGATAGAAGAAAAGTGTGCAAATATTTCCTCTCCACCGTTATCTGGAGTAATAAACCCAAATCCCTTTGCGTCATTAAACCACTTAACTGTTCCAGTTAATTTAACTTTGTAATCGTTACTAAATGTTTCGTTTGTACTAGACATGCATACAGCCTCTTTAAATCACATGCTTGTAGATAAATGTTATTTTTAATGAAAAAAATAATCATAAAACTATTCTTTGCATTGAATAATTAGATGTTAATTTTCTCAATAGTTCCATAATGCTATGTTTCCCTTTGTTTAGTCAAGTAAGCTTTTCAATACTTTTATAAATTTATGATAATAATTAGGTATTTTTTGCACAAAATACACATAAGATGATTTTTAGTATTTTATTGTTCATGATGTGAATATAGTTTTTAAATAATAGATACTAAAACTGAGCAATTAATTAAGCTAAGAAAGCTGGAGAAATTGATGTTGTAAAATTATATGTAAATTTTAATCGCAAATATAAACATAATTATATTAATTTTTAATTACTAGTCGACAAATTGATGAGAAAAACACTACAATTATAGATATTGATTTATTGTCTCTTTTTATAGGACAGTTTTAGTCAATTAATAGAAGTGATTATTTGGTTACAAGTTGCATTTAAAATACATTTTAGATGACACCATTTTTTCACATAAAACAACATATTTAGGATGTATATAGTATGCCCAAAATGAAAACAAAGAGAGGCGCAGCAAAGCGTTTTCAGTTTCGTAGTGATGGCTCTATTAAGCGTGCTCATGCTTTTAAAAGACATATTCTTACGAAGAAGAATACCAAATCAAAACGACAATTACGTGGCTCTACTGTAGTTCATAGCTCTGATATGAACTTAGTAAAAGCTATGATGCCTTATGCTTAATAATAACAATAACGGAGAATAATTATGCCTCGCGTAAAACGTGGAGTTACGGCTCATGCACGACATAAAAAAATTATAGATTCAGCCAAAGGCTATTTGGGACGTCGTGGTAATGTTTTTAGAATTGCAAAGCAAGCTGTTATGCGAGCAGGTCAGTATGCTTATCGTGATCGTAGAAATAAGAAAAGAACTTTTCGTGCTTTGTGGATTGCCCGTATAAATGCTGCTGTACGTGAACATGGATTGAGTTATAGTGTATTTATATCTGGTCTTAGAAAATCAATGATTGAGATTGATCGTAAGATTTTATCTGATATGGCTATTCGTGATAAAGATGGATTTGCATTTATTGTCCAGAAAGTTAAAGAACAGCTATAGTTATTTTTTTTACACGGATATAAATGTTTTATTTTATCCGTGTTTTTTTTATGCTTTTGAGAAAGATGACTTATTCATTAGATGATGTTATAAAAGAGGCGGAGTTGGAATTTAAAAATGCTAAAGATTCAGCTTCTTTAGAGAATTCCAAGGCTCGTTTTCTAGGAAAAAATGGTCTTATTACTACTTTTTTTAAACAACTTGCTTCTTTAAGTATAGATGACAAGCGGCAACAAGGCATTATTTTTAATAATGCAAAGAAAAGAATAGAGCAAATGTTAGTTGAGAAAAGAGAAT includes:
- the xth gene encoding exodeoxyribonuclease III, translated to MNIATWNVNSLRLRLPQIINWLLINNIDILCLQETKTPDDKFPYDAFEEVGYKSYFYGQKSYNGVAIISKYEALEVSYGLKDYDNEQKRVISITIKNNISIRIICIYCPNGQSLESNKFIYKRQWFNKLNEFLVEELLKYPNLILLGDYNIAPTDADVHDPNIWKNTILVSDEERSFFKELINIGLYDLFREFKQPSSLFSWWDYRNLSFIKNKGLRIDHILASKSIVNLCKSCFIDKTPRKNKQPSDHTPVLINLEIN
- the rpsT gene encoding 30S ribosomal protein S20 — encoded protein: MANTAQARKRSRQSVERNKHNSSLRSMLRTAIKKVIHAVKSTDKVLAKETFQKTISTIDRIADKGIIHKNKAARHKSRLSNAIKNM
- the murJ gene encoding murein biosynthesis integral membrane protein MurJ, which produces MRKKGILYSILTVSFFTLLSKITGLARDIFIARTIGANYISDSFWIAFRVPNALRKIFAEGAFSQAFIPIINSVRNKDSIKYTATKDLINKITIILLVSVIIITTIGIITSPLIIKTIASGICDQTKNSKQFAYTVTMTRIMFPYVILISFTSLASNILNTWKIFSIPAFTPAILNISMIISCVLFSQYLEKPIFALSIGVITGGIIQLSIQWVAIIKIGLAPKLSTNFIVAWNDINVKKTITKMIPAIIGMSASQISILINTNIATWLENGSLTWLAFSDRITELPISLLGMALSTVMLPELSKSFSNKNYIQYNKLLNNGLKIVIIFAVPSAICMATLPTGLVTTLFHYGQFNEIDVHKTKYAVMAYSIGLVGMMSSKLLSSAFYSTQNTLTPAKISLFVLLISQILNLITVPIYKHVGLALSLSIGALVNSIIMLIILINTKVFNYYENKWGVFLLRLIPASLVISLLFNYCDSRIDWIGLQTNFIFRFILFIAIISLGMLLYTFLLFLFGMRLKDFIKVTYIK
- the adk gene encoding adenylate kinase, which codes for MRLILLGPPGAGKGTQASLLTKYFNIPQISTGDMLRTAIREGTSLGSAVKEIMDHGKLVPDDIILKLVNARLGYKDCQNGYLLDGFPRTIPQADALKNANIHLDFIIEIDVPEKNIIERMSGRRIHIASGRSYHIKFNPPKIENIDDVTGETLIQREDDHEETVRKRLKIYKEQTKPLVDYYYYWSKQEPSIAPKYRKVLGLGSVEEIKEKILESMKN
- the lpxK gene encoding tetraacyldisaccharide 4'-kinase, giving the protein MKYFIQNQWNKKGLLSNILYPFSYIVITTNFIKKKIYDYGIIKKYRPNIPTIIVGNIYIGGTGKTPLVISIVNKLKSLGWKPGVISRGYGVKIGKDAIVEHNKVSAKIFGDEPALINRETGVPISVHPNRIKAAKALMLYDNTLNVLICDDGLQHIALERDFEIIVQDDRKYGNGRVIPSGPLRETLNRLNTVHAIINNVPHYIYNKSININNKKPFELNMFLKPSNAYNLTNPQIVKPLKYFANNNKFKKIVAIAGIGNHERFMETLNQHNIYPSSYIKLNDHSKIEKSNFSQIFADIILMTSKDAIKYAGIEDSRLWEIKVEAQISNDVFYYYLSDFISKFHNNI
- the xseA gene encoding exodeoxyribonuclease VII large subunit, which codes for MKNSFFEFDSSVKEIWTVADLNRFIGSLLDREVSYVLVKGEISNFIIATSGHWYFTLKDSHASVKVVMFKGQTSSIGFIPKDGDKVELYAKASLYIPRGDYQLQASRMRISGVGNLHEIYLLIKKRLFEEGLFDSCRKRSVNKNPSAIGVITSLKAAALNDVISSFKRRAPYVNLIIYPSPVQGEDAPIKLIEQLNIANRRKEVDTILIVRGGGSLEDLWAFNDEYLARAIGNSKIPIISGVGHDIDFTIVDFVADLRAPTPTAAAELASNSQLDMLNILQLYCNRMHKVQMKTIQTYQQRLDKLSFRISSPLNTLYSKKDKVLYLFKLLLSFVKESQSSSLQRVNLLKKSLIYKLPNISYYDDLVRSLYSRLQRSSKLLVVSKDSYLSSLVSRLNLLNHDNILLRGYALVVDKDGKIVKSSEALTNRQELEIQFYEDKLDVLVNFKDKNTSQ
- a CDS encoding superoxide dismutase, which gives rise to MSYTLPKLQYSMDSLSPYISKETLEFHYGKHHQTYVNNLNNLISQSELSNLPLEEIVKKSSGGVFNNAAQIWNHNFYWLSLSPNSSGKPIGKIARAIDDQWGSFDSFKDEFNKFALGNFGSGWTWLVKKPDGSLGIVNTSNAGTILTTEDKALLTCDVWEHAYYIDYRNVRAKYLENYWPIVNWEFVDSNF
- a CDS encoding cold-shock protein, which produces MSSTNETFSNDYKVKLTGTVKWFNDAKGFGFITPDNGGEEIFAHFSSIQMDGFRTLKEGQKVSFEVIQGPKGKQALNITKP
- the rpmI gene encoding 50S ribosomal protein L35, translated to MPKMKTKRGAAKRFQFRSDGSIKRAHAFKRHILTKKNTKSKRQLRGSTVVHSSDMNLVKAMMPYA
- the rplT gene encoding 50S ribosomal protein L20, which gives rise to MPRVKRGVTAHARHKKIIDSAKGYLGRRGNVFRIAKQAVMRAGQYAYRDRRNKKRTFRALWIARINAAVREHGLSYSVFISGLRKSMIEIDRKILSDMAIRDKDGFAFIVQKVKEQL